One Geomonas agri genomic region harbors:
- a CDS encoding DUF2318 domain-containing protein: protein MVQSSKKGFQTLLLIAVAVVAMASVAFAFSFPGMGKYEKVKASGGSVTIPADKVSDGKAHYYKFADAGKEINFFIVKGSDGQLHVAFDACDVCYREKKGYEQAGDKMNCLNCNQKFAINKIGAASAGGCNPSHLPAKVDGGKVTISVSDLKAGTRFF, encoded by the coding sequence ATGGTTCAGTCGAGCAAAAAAGGATTCCAGACCCTCCTTCTCATCGCAGTTGCCGTTGTGGCCATGGCGAGCGTCGCTTTTGCTTTCAGCTTTCCCGGGATGGGGAAATACGAGAAGGTGAAGGCCTCCGGCGGCAGCGTCACCATCCCCGCCGACAAGGTCAGCGACGGCAAGGCGCACTACTACAAGTTCGCCGACGCCGGCAAGGAGATCAACTTCTTCATCGTCAAGGGAAGCGACGGCCAGCTTCACGTCGCCTTCGACGCCTGTGACGTCTGCTACCGCGAGAAGAAGGGGTACGAGCAGGCGGGTGACAAGATGAACTGCCTGAACTGCAACCAGAAATTTGCCATCAACAAGATCGGCGCTGCTTCCGCCGGCGGCTGCAACCCCTCCCACCTTCCCGCCAAGGTTGACGGGGGCAAGGTGACCATCTCTGTCTCCGATCTCAAGGCGGGCACCCGCTTCTTCTAG
- a CDS encoding heavy-metal-associated domain-containing protein, producing MKNKILNTALIMAVVAVLAVFAFYVRVGATADQVVVLRTSGMTCGSCVKKITETLQSQKGVAAAEVDLESGLVVAGYDSKQTAPEKLAQAVQKSGFHSQVAQVITPQQFKSVVGRDVGGKAAPGGCCGQRGCGGAQ from the coding sequence ATGAAAAACAAGATCCTCAATACCGCCCTGATAATGGCCGTGGTCGCCGTGCTGGCCGTATTCGCCTTCTACGTGCGGGTGGGGGCAACCGCCGACCAGGTGGTGGTGCTGCGCACCTCCGGAATGACCTGCGGCAGCTGCGTCAAGAAGATCACCGAGACCCTGCAGTCGCAAAAGGGGGTGGCTGCGGCGGAGGTGGACCTGGAGTCGGGCTTGGTGGTGGCCGGCTACGATTCCAAGCAAACCGCGCCCGAGAAGCTAGCCCAGGCGGTGCAAAAGAGCGGCTTCCACTCCCAGGTGGCCCAGGTGATCACCCCGCAGCAGTTCAAAAGCGTGGTCGGGCGTGACGTCGGTGGCAAGGCTGCCCCTGGTGGATGCTGCGGCCAGCGCGGCTGCGGCGGCGCCCAATAA
- a CDS encoding two-component system sensor histidine kinase NtrB: MAHASRPAGLIKGGALFACVVAISLLHYLTPLRLGMLHDIFQRLYYIPIILAAYWFGFRGGIGCAILVTVAYAPHILFQWGGHIAMEMEKYLEVILYNVVGGITGFLSQQERCRREELERTALGLEDSYRQLKSQSELIIRIEEQLRRAERLSALGELSAILAHEIRNPLASIRGTAEILMEQGVPAERRGEFLEILVKESDRLNRVVEDFLRMARPEPADKRECDINQELANMVTLLSAQAHGCGVSLDLSCGTVPRLVADPEKLRQAFLNIMLNAIQASPEGGTVQVATAFDRESGMAEIRFTDQGGGIAADAIDQIFEPFFTTKGSGTGLGLPITKKIVEGHGGSVEVASEPGRGVTFKVLLPVPA; the protein is encoded by the coding sequence GTGGCGCACGCCAGCAGGCCCGCCGGTCTCATCAAAGGGGGCGCCCTGTTCGCCTGCGTGGTGGCGATCAGCCTGTTGCACTACCTGACGCCGCTCAGGCTGGGGATGCTGCACGACATCTTCCAGCGCCTGTACTACATCCCCATCATCCTGGCCGCCTACTGGTTCGGGTTCCGCGGCGGCATTGGCTGCGCCATCCTGGTCACCGTGGCCTACGCCCCGCACATCCTGTTCCAGTGGGGCGGACACATCGCGATGGAAATGGAGAAGTACCTGGAGGTGATCCTCTACAATGTGGTGGGTGGGATCACCGGGTTTTTATCGCAGCAGGAGCGCTGCCGGCGCGAGGAGCTGGAACGGACCGCCCTGGGCCTGGAGGATTCCTACCGGCAGCTCAAGAGCCAATCCGAGCTGATCATCAGGATCGAGGAGCAGTTGCGGCGTGCCGAGCGCCTCTCCGCCCTGGGTGAACTCTCCGCCATCCTGGCCCACGAGATCAGGAACCCGCTCGCCTCCATCCGTGGCACCGCAGAGATACTGATGGAACAGGGGGTCCCGGCCGAGCGGCGCGGCGAGTTCCTGGAGATCCTGGTCAAGGAGTCGGACCGGCTCAACCGGGTGGTGGAGGACTTCCTGCGCATGGCGCGCCCGGAGCCGGCCGACAAAAGGGAATGCGACATCAACCAGGAACTGGCCAACATGGTAACCCTGCTCTCGGCCCAGGCGCACGGCTGCGGGGTGAGCCTCGACCTTTCCTGCGGCACCGTGCCGCGGCTGGTGGCGGACCCGGAGAAGCTGCGCCAGGCCTTCCTGAACATCATGCTGAACGCCATTCAGGCTTCGCCGGAAGGGGGGACGGTCCAGGTGGCCACCGCCTTCGACCGGGAGTCAGGGATGGCCGAGATTCGCTTCACCGACCAGGGGGGCGGCATCGCCGCCGACGCCATCGACCAGATCTTCGAGCCCTTCTTCACCACCAAGGGGAGCGGCACGGGGTTGGGGCTCCCGATCACCAAGAAGATCGTGGAGGGGCACGGCGGCAGCGTTGAGGTGGCGAGCGAGCCGGGCAGGGGGGTGACCTTCAAGGTGCTGCTCCCGGTCCCGGCTTGA
- a CDS encoding ferredoxin, protein MARRPWVDKEQCISCGICIANCPQVFRFDSHGKSECFDPAGAAEDVIQAQAVELCPVSCISWEDQ, encoded by the coding sequence GTGGCAAGAAGACCATGGGTGGACAAGGAACAATGCATCAGCTGCGGCATCTGCATCGCCAACTGCCCGCAGGTGTTCCGCTTCGACAGCCACGGCAAGTCGGAGTGTTTCGACCCTGCCGGCGCTGCGGAGGACGTGATCCAGGCGCAGGCGGTGGAACTGTGCCCGGTGTCGTGCATCAGCTGGGAGGACCAGTAG
- a CDS encoding SDR family oxidoreductase, with protein MGVWGDLTGKICLVTGASSGIGRATALALAREGATLIGVGRDRVRCERSAEAIVRDSGNYKVEFWQADLSSQEQVRVIARRLHAVYPRLDLLVNNAGARFDRHLTSSDGVEMTFALNHLGYFLLTLLLMERLRAAGRARVVNVASAAHRACPAIDFEDLNLQRGFDGRRAYAQSKLANLLFTYELARRLEGSGITANAAAPGNVLTRFALNNGLSSWLSHVAGSLRSGRLVGPCRAARTVLYLACAGDLAGKSGGYYFEEKEEHSSPASYDEAAAGRLWRASLELTGLADQSKDGRLP; from the coding sequence ATGGGTGTGTGGGGAGACTTGACCGGCAAGATCTGTCTGGTGACCGGAGCCAGTTCCGGGATCGGCAGAGCCACCGCCCTCGCGCTGGCCCGGGAGGGGGCAACGCTGATCGGGGTGGGACGGGACCGGGTGCGCTGCGAGAGGAGCGCCGAAGCGATCGTGCGCGACAGCGGCAACTACAAGGTGGAGTTCTGGCAGGCGGACCTCTCCAGCCAAGAGCAGGTGCGCGTCATCGCTCGCCGATTGCACGCGGTGTACCCGCGCCTGGACCTGCTGGTAAACAACGCCGGGGCGAGGTTCGACCGGCACCTCACCAGCAGCGACGGGGTGGAGATGACCTTCGCCCTGAACCACCTGGGGTACTTTCTCCTGACCCTGCTCCTGATGGAGCGACTGCGCGCGGCGGGTCGGGCCCGGGTGGTGAACGTCGCCTCGGCCGCGCACCGCGCCTGCCCGGCCATCGACTTCGAGGACCTGAACCTGCAACGGGGTTTCGACGGCAGGAGGGCCTATGCCCAGTCCAAACTGGCCAACCTGCTCTTCACCTACGAATTGGCCCGACGCCTGGAGGGGAGCGGCATTACGGCAAACGCGGCGGCGCCGGGGAACGTGCTGACACGTTTCGCGCTGAACAACGGCCTCTCGAGTTGGCTGTCCCACGTTGCGGGCTCACTGAGAAGCGGCAGGCTGGTCGGGCCGTGCCGGGCGGCGCGTACCGTGCTCTACCTGGCCTGCGCCGGCGACCTGGCTGGCAAAAGCGGCGGCTACTACTTCGAGGAGAAAGAAGAGCATTCCTCACCCGCCTCCTACGACGAGGCTGCAGCAGGGCGCCTTTGGCGGGCGAGCCTGGAACTGACCGGGCTGGCGGACCAGTCGAAAGATGGGAGGCTGCCATGA
- the arsS gene encoding arsenosugar biosynthesis radical SAM (seleno)protein ArsS (Some members of this family are selenoproteins.) — MDESKQRRGEPFGERLARHGLALTRERTTALQVNVGLACDLSCGHCHLEAGPARGEMMSRAVMAEVIGCARRFRFDSIDLTGGAPELVPDLPYLVRGLAPETRRLIVRTNLVSLEGERGEELLQLYRELKVVLVASLPAGNQAQTEAQRGAGVWQKSIRALQRLNELGYGLPGSPLELDLVSNPSGAFLPAPQLQAQEKFQRDLARKHGVSFHNLYTFANVPLGRFRRFLERSGNLDDYLEKLTAGFNPCAVAGLMCRSQLSVDWCGRLYDCDFHLAQGLFLGGAARFIADLDELPAPGTPIAAADHCYACTVGSGFT, encoded by the coding sequence ATGGACGAGTCAAAACAGCGGCGGGGGGAGCCTTTCGGGGAGCGCCTGGCCCGCCACGGGCTTGCACTGACCCGGGAGCGGACCACGGCGCTGCAGGTGAACGTGGGGCTGGCATGCGACCTCAGCTGTGGCCACTGCCATCTCGAGGCGGGGCCGGCCCGCGGCGAGATGATGTCACGGGCGGTCATGGCGGAGGTGATCGGCTGCGCCCGTCGCTTCCGGTTCGACAGCATCGATTTGACCGGGGGCGCCCCTGAACTGGTCCCGGACCTCCCTTACCTGGTACGGGGACTGGCGCCGGAGACCCGGAGGCTGATCGTGCGTACCAACCTGGTCTCGCTGGAGGGGGAGCGGGGCGAGGAGCTGTTGCAGCTGTACCGCGAGTTGAAGGTGGTGCTGGTCGCCTCGCTTCCCGCCGGCAACCAGGCCCAGACCGAGGCCCAGCGCGGGGCCGGGGTCTGGCAGAAAAGCATCCGGGCGCTGCAGAGGTTGAACGAATTGGGCTACGGCCTGCCCGGCAGTCCTCTCGAGCTCGACCTGGTCAGCAACCCCTCCGGCGCCTTTCTGCCGGCGCCTCAGCTCCAGGCCCAGGAGAAGTTCCAGCGCGACCTGGCCCGCAAGCACGGCGTCAGTTTCCATAACCTCTACACCTTCGCCAACGTCCCGCTGGGGCGGTTTCGCCGTTTCCTCGAGCGCTCCGGGAACCTGGACGACTACCTGGAGAAACTCACTGCCGGCTTCAACCCCTGCGCCGTGGCCGGGCTCATGTGCCGCAGCCAGCTTTCCGTGGATTGGTGCGGGCGGCTCTACGACTGCGATTTTCACTTGGCCCAAGGCCTCTTTCTCGGCGGCGCAGCACGCTTCATCGCCGATCTTGACGAACTCCCCGCACCCGGCACCCCCATCGCCGCCGCCGATCACTGCTACGCCTGCACGGTCGGTTCGGGGTTCACCTGA
- a CDS encoding arsenosugar biosynthesis-associated peroxidase-like protein encodes METYYDPRDLGSFAEIGKDAPELAGKFFDYYNEVFAEGELTEREKALIALAVAHTVQCPYCIDAYTRACLEKGSHLGEMTEALHVVTAIRGGASLVHGVQMRKIAEKLSL; translated from the coding sequence ATGGAGACCTACTACGATCCCCGTGACCTGGGGAGCTTCGCCGAGATCGGCAAAGATGCGCCGGAACTCGCCGGCAAGTTCTTCGACTACTACAACGAGGTGTTCGCCGAGGGGGAGCTGACCGAGCGGGAAAAGGCGCTCATCGCGCTTGCCGTCGCTCACACCGTGCAATGCCCCTACTGCATCGACGCCTACACCAGGGCCTGCCTGGAAAAGGGGTCGCACCTGGGCGAGATGACCGAAGCGCTGCACGTGGTGACGGCTATCCGCGGCGGCGCTTCCTTGGTGCACGGCGTGCAGATGCGCAAGATCGCCGAGAAACTTTCGCTTTAG
- a CDS encoding QcrA and Rieske domain-containing protein codes for MENEGRRKFLGVCVAGATAAAAVAAGYPVFRYLAPRSGQGGAAKLVIPAGELKEGDAKFFEFAGSSAVLIKTKSGELVALSAVCTHLGCIVQWVKEKQQFQCPCHGGQFSTDGTVLGGPPPRPLAKIPLTVTEGNITIG; via the coding sequence ATGGAGAACGAGGGGAGGAGGAAGTTTCTCGGGGTCTGCGTGGCCGGAGCCACGGCCGCCGCTGCGGTCGCCGCGGGGTACCCGGTTTTCCGCTACCTGGCGCCCAGGTCGGGCCAGGGGGGGGCTGCCAAGCTGGTGATACCGGCGGGGGAGCTCAAGGAAGGGGATGCCAAGTTTTTCGAGTTCGCCGGTTCCTCGGCGGTACTTATCAAGACCAAGAGCGGCGAGTTGGTCGCACTCTCAGCGGTCTGCACCCACCTAGGCTGCATCGTGCAGTGGGTCAAGGAGAAGCAGCAGTTCCAGTGTCCCTGCCACGGCGGCCAGTTCTCCACCGACGGTACGGTGCTGGGGGGCCCCCCGCCGCGTCCGCTCGCCAAGATTCCGCTCACCGTCACCGAAGGCAACATCACCATCGGCTAA
- a CDS encoding cytochrome b, with protein sequence MLKRLYRWLDLRIGVGEIVEKELTGYLLPRNINEWYSLGSVLLVIFALQVITGMLLMIYYVPDADKAFKSVTFIMNEVPFGWLIRLCHAVGSNMMVAVLILHMLSTLLMGSYKAPRELNWVTGFTLLALVQGISLTGYLAPWSQLSFWATTVATNSASAVPVVGPYLVEFLRGGKLVGPPTLGRFFALHAAVLPVVIAALIGAHLFLLKRTGISAPPFGREGTANPFEAQQYHYQGHPGGIPFFPNYALQDLSSISIYFAIFLAVVFFWPGMPFTPDAFVPADPFKTPAHIKPEWYFLANYQTLKIFPSELLGLSVQAAAMTFLALLPFIDRSPERHPLKRPVFLTLVIAGILLWIALSVWGHLS encoded by the coding sequence ATGCTAAAGAGGCTGTACCGCTGGCTCGACCTGCGCATCGGGGTCGGCGAGATCGTGGAGAAGGAGCTGACCGGCTACCTGCTGCCGCGCAATATCAATGAGTGGTATTCACTGGGAAGCGTGCTCCTGGTCATCTTCGCACTGCAGGTGATCACCGGCATGCTGCTCATGATCTACTATGTCCCCGACGCCGACAAGGCCTTCAAGAGCGTCACCTTCATCATGAACGAGGTACCCTTCGGCTGGCTGATCCGCCTGTGCCACGCGGTGGGCTCCAACATGATGGTGGCGGTGCTTATCCTGCACATGCTCTCTACCCTGCTCATGGGGAGCTACAAGGCGCCGCGCGAGCTGAACTGGGTGACCGGTTTCACGCTGCTCGCCCTGGTGCAGGGGATCTCGCTCACCGGCTACCTGGCCCCCTGGAGCCAGCTCTCCTTCTGGGCCACCACGGTTGCCACCAACAGCGCCAGCGCCGTCCCGGTTGTGGGGCCGTACCTGGTGGAGTTTCTGCGCGGCGGCAAGCTGGTCGGCCCGCCCACCCTGGGACGCTTCTTCGCCCTGCATGCCGCAGTGCTCCCCGTGGTGATTGCGGCCTTGATCGGGGCGCACCTGTTCCTGTTAAAGCGTACCGGCATCTCGGCGCCCCCCTTCGGCCGGGAGGGAACCGCCAACCCCTTCGAGGCCCAACAGTACCACTACCAGGGGCACCCGGGGGGGATCCCCTTCTTCCCCAACTACGCGCTCCAGGACCTGAGCTCGATCTCCATCTACTTCGCCATCTTCCTGGCCGTGGTCTTCTTCTGGCCGGGCATGCCGTTCACCCCGGACGCTTTCGTGCCCGCCGACCCCTTCAAGACGCCGGCGCACATAAAGCCGGAATGGTACTTTCTGGCCAACTACCAGACCCTGAAGATCTTCCCGAGCGAGCTTTTGGGGCTCTCGGTGCAGGCGGCGGCAATGACCTTCCTGGCGCTGCTCCCCTTTATCGACCGTTCCCCGGAACGGCATCCACTGAAGCGGCCGGTATTCCTGACCCTGGTGATAGCGGGCATCCTGCTCTGGATCGCTCTTAGCGTATGGGGGCACCTGTCATGA
- a CDS encoding cytochrome c3 family protein, giving the protein MIRKNTLAILLLASLALVNPVQSAPADQPETVCIQCHGTLPDRLGAPVNLWRSSIHAENGISCNSCHGGDPKDAANAMTPQRGFLGAPKEKDIPAFCGRCHPGVYKDYLSSAHGRALGAGGPTCVTCHSNHQVVKASLALINEKSCTRCHSFDRARAIRDAMQQTEGYIDNISRRIAEYQVSGVDTEKMGKSLFAVRNRFHTLFHDVDVARVKAESASINQELGKLDATLKQIEQSHEKRRVAGGIAVGFMVLLAILFHLMKKSYD; this is encoded by the coding sequence ATGATTCGCAAAAACACCCTGGCCATCCTGCTCCTTGCCTCGCTCGCCTTGGTAAATCCGGTCCAGTCCGCCCCGGCAGATCAGCCGGAGACGGTCTGCATCCAGTGCCACGGCACCCTGCCTGACCGGCTCGGGGCGCCGGTGAACCTGTGGCGCAGCAGCATCCACGCCGAGAACGGCATCTCCTGCAACAGCTGTCACGGCGGCGACCCCAAAGACGCGGCCAACGCCATGACACCGCAACGCGGCTTCCTCGGCGCTCCCAAGGAGAAGGACATACCCGCCTTCTGCGGTCGCTGCCATCCCGGCGTCTACAAGGATTACCTCTCCAGCGCCCACGGCAGGGCGCTTGGCGCCGGCGGTCCCACCTGCGTGACCTGCCACAGCAATCACCAGGTGGTGAAGGCGTCCCTGGCCCTCATCAACGAGAAGAGCTGCACCCGCTGTCACAGCTTCGACAGAGCCCGCGCCATCCGCGACGCCATGCAGCAGACCGAAGGGTATATCGACAACATCTCGCGCCGGATTGCAGAATACCAAGTGAGCGGCGTGGACACCGAAAAGATGGGCAAGTCCCTGTTCGCGGTGCGAAACCGCTTCCACACGCTGTTCCACGACGTGGACGTGGCCCGGGTCAAGGCGGAGTCGGCGTCTATCAACCAGGAGTTGGGGAAACTGGATGCGACCCTCAAGCAGATCGAGCAGTCGCACGAGAAGAGGCGTGTTGCGGGAGGGATCGCGGTCGGCTTCATGGTCCTGCTCGCGATCCTGTTTCACCTGATGAAGAAGAGCTACGACTAG
- a CDS encoding acyltransferase, translating into MRATMSGRILQRVLGKLAMVVPGGYSFRPWLHKVRGVCMGKNVWISQLVYMDDQHPEKIVIGDNVTIGLRCILFAHFYLGDRSPEDAKAGVVIGNDVFIGPNCTILHGVTIGEGAVVVAGSVVTKNVPPGVLYGPPAAEPLARITQPLTHNGQVQYQKFLFGLKKL; encoded by the coding sequence ATGCGCGCGACGATGAGTGGCAGGATTCTGCAAAGGGTTCTGGGGAAGCTCGCGATGGTCGTTCCCGGCGGCTATTCATTTCGTCCCTGGTTGCACAAGGTGCGCGGCGTGTGTATGGGGAAAAATGTATGGATCAGCCAGTTGGTCTACATGGACGACCAGCACCCGGAAAAGATTGTGATTGGCGACAATGTCACCATCGGGCTGCGCTGCATCCTCTTTGCTCACTTCTACCTGGGGGATCGCTCCCCTGAGGATGCCAAGGCCGGGGTGGTCATTGGTAATGACGTTTTCATAGGTCCCAACTGTACCATCCTGCACGGGGTCACCATAGGCGAGGGGGCCGTGGTCGTGGCGGGGAGCGTCGTCACGAAAAACGTCCCCCCCGGCGTCCTCTACGGCCCCCCGGCAGCGGAACCCCTGGCCCGGATCACCCAGCCGCTCACCCACAACGGCCAGGTCCAGTACCAGAAGTTCCTCTTCGGACTCAAAAAACTCTAG
- a CDS encoding acyl carrier protein — translation MNLKDEIRNFVVENFLFGDAGGLTDDSSFIREGIVDSTGILQLVAYLQERYQVAVADDELIPENLDSVQRVAAFVEGKRQGDAAGAGSEG, via the coding sequence ATGAACCTAAAGGATGAGATCAGAAACTTCGTGGTGGAAAATTTCCTCTTCGGCGATGCCGGTGGGCTCACTGATGACAGCTCTTTCATCAGGGAAGGGATCGTTGATTCCACCGGGATCCTGCAACTGGTAGCCTATCTCCAGGAGCGCTATCAGGTCGCGGTGGCGGATGATGAACTGATCCCGGAGAACCTCGACTCGGTGCAGCGGGTAGCGGCGTTCGTGGAAGGCAAGCGACAGGGTGATGCTGCCGGTGCTGGCAGCGAAGGGTAG
- the nadE gene encoding NAD(+) synthase — MTTTEEFSQEVLRLDPQFEADRICARIRELMRNQVKRGGMVVALSGGIDSSVTAALSVRALGRERVIGLEMPERHSARETLSLSGKAAGALGIATIVEDISNILQSVGFYEKYDSAVRMVVPEYGDGWASKIVISGVANPPRFTSFYLVTQNAQQVQSTVRLPLQPYLEIVAATNFKQRIRKMLEYYHADRLNYAVAGTPNRLEYDQGFFVKLGDGAADIKPIAHLYKSQVYQLAEFLGIPEEIRSRKPTTDTYSLAQGQDEFYFSLPYQMMDLCLYARNHNVPAESTAAVLELEPQQVRMVYQDIDTKRKTTRYLHLPPLLVEEVEWE; from the coding sequence ATGACGACGACGGAAGAATTTTCCCAGGAGGTGCTCCGGCTCGACCCGCAATTCGAGGCCGACCGGATCTGCGCCAGGATCAGGGAGTTGATGCGTAACCAGGTGAAGCGGGGCGGTATGGTGGTGGCGCTTTCCGGCGGGATCGACAGCAGCGTGACTGCAGCGCTGTCGGTGCGAGCGCTGGGAAGGGAGCGGGTAATCGGCCTGGAGATGCCGGAACGGCATTCCGCGCGGGAGACGCTTTCGCTGAGCGGCAAGGCCGCCGGCGCCCTGGGCATCGCGACCATCGTCGAGGATATCTCCAATATCCTGCAGTCGGTGGGGTTCTACGAGAAATACGACAGCGCGGTGCGGATGGTGGTACCGGAATACGGCGACGGCTGGGCGTCCAAGATCGTCATCTCGGGGGTGGCGAACCCGCCCCGCTTCACCTCCTTCTATCTGGTCACGCAAAACGCCCAGCAGGTGCAGTCGACGGTGCGTCTCCCGCTGCAGCCCTACCTGGAGATCGTGGCTGCGACCAATTTCAAACAGCGCATAAGGAAGATGCTGGAGTACTACCATGCCGACCGGCTAAACTACGCCGTTGCCGGCACTCCCAATCGCCTGGAGTACGACCAGGGGTTCTTCGTGAAGCTCGGGGACGGGGCCGCCGACATCAAGCCTATCGCCCACCTGTACAAGTCCCAGGTGTACCAGCTCGCCGAGTTCCTGGGGATCCCGGAAGAGATCCGCAGCAGAAAGCCGACCACCGACACCTATTCCCTGGCTCAGGGGCAGGACGAGTTCTACTTCTCACTCCCCTACCAGATGATGGACCTCTGTCTCTACGCCAGAAATCACAACGTCCCTGCGGAAAGCACTGCGGCCGTGCTGGAGCTCGAACCACAACAGGTGCGGATGGTGTACCAGGACATCGATACCAAGCGCAAGACCACGCGCTACCTGCACCTTCCCCCGCTTTTGGTGGAAGAGGTGGAGTGGGAATGA
- a CDS encoding class I adenylate-forming enzyme family protein, whose amino-acid sequence MELQRVHSFLESSAAARPDKVALVHDGERVSYRQLNRAANLLAGFLIQRGVLPGDRVVILLTNGVKYVASYYGVLKAGAVAVPLNVETGQETLNRLLDELQPSGIILEQGAGYLLQQFHLAPASFRFLLAADASFAQGGGGVVWGWDEVLTGEELPEGGSTVAPDALASIIYTSGSTGQPKGVMLSHRNIVSNTRSITEYLSLTENDIQMVVLPFFYVMGKSLLNTHVAVGGTVVINNNFAYTASVIRQMAEEGVTGFSGVPSTYAYLLHRSPLASFRDRLPNLRYCTQAGGHMPRDIKERLLQVLPPHTRLFIMYGATEAAARLTYVEPERLPEKLGSIGRAIPGVSVRVLDPYGEEVPDGECGELVASGPNIMIGYWNDPEATARVLDVNGYHTGDLGYRDAEGYLYVTGRKDHLLKVGGHRIDPQEVEEVLMSSGSLLEVVVLGLDDPLLGKKLVALVVPLGANPSDRALLSFCHGKLPRHKVPGEIRLVAALPKYPSGKIDRASCLSLCG is encoded by the coding sequence ATGGAACTGCAGAGGGTGCATAGTTTCCTGGAATCGAGCGCGGCGGCACGACCGGACAAGGTCGCCCTGGTCCACGACGGCGAGCGGGTCAGCTACCGGCAACTGAACCGGGCGGCGAACCTGCTGGCCGGGTTCCTAATTCAGCGGGGCGTGCTCCCCGGCGACAGGGTCGTGATCCTGTTAACTAACGGCGTGAAGTACGTAGCGAGCTATTACGGCGTGCTGAAAGCCGGAGCTGTGGCCGTACCGCTGAACGTGGAAACAGGGCAAGAAACGCTGAACCGCCTGCTGGACGAGCTGCAACCGTCGGGGATTATCTTGGAGCAGGGGGCGGGGTACCTGTTGCAGCAGTTCCACCTGGCACCCGCTTCGTTCCGCTTCCTGCTTGCCGCTGACGCCTCCTTCGCGCAAGGGGGGGGGGGCGTGGTATGGGGATGGGACGAGGTGCTTACGGGGGAGGAGCTTCCCGAAGGGGGAAGCACCGTTGCGCCGGATGCGCTGGCCAGCATCATCTACACCTCGGGCTCCACTGGACAGCCCAAGGGGGTGATGCTATCCCACCGTAACATTGTGAGCAACACCCGCTCTATCACCGAATACCTGAGTCTCACCGAGAACGACATCCAGATGGTGGTGCTCCCGTTCTTTTACGTCATGGGCAAGTCGCTGCTGAACACTCATGTGGCCGTGGGGGGGACGGTGGTGATCAACAACAACTTTGCCTACACCGCGTCGGTGATCAGGCAGATGGCCGAAGAGGGGGTGACCGGTTTCTCCGGGGTTCCCTCGACCTACGCCTACCTGTTGCACCGCTCACCGCTGGCCTCTTTCCGGGACCGGCTCCCGAACCTGCGCTACTGCACCCAGGCGGGCGGGCACATGCCGCGCGACATCAAGGAACGGCTGCTGCAGGTCCTCCCTCCGCACACCAGGCTTTTCATCATGTACGGCGCCACCGAGGCGGCGGCGCGGCTCACCTACGTGGAGCCGGAGCGGCTTCCGGAAAAACTGGGCTCCATCGGCAGGGCCATCCCGGGCGTGTCGGTCCGTGTATTGGACCCGTACGGTGAGGAAGTTCCCGACGGGGAGTGCGGTGAACTTGTGGCGTCGGGCCCCAACATCATGATCGGCTACTGGAATGACCCCGAGGCGACCGCACGGGTGCTTGATGTCAACGGCTACCACACCGGTGACCTCGGTTACCGTGATGCCGAAGGCTACCTATACGTCACTGGGAGAAAGGACCACCTGCTTAAGGTGGGGGGGCACCGGATCGACCCGCAGGAGGTCGAGGAGGTGCTCATGTCGAGCGGATCGTTGCTGGAGGTGGTAGTGCTCGGCCTTGATGACCCGCTGTTGGGCAAGAAGCTGGTGGCGCTGGTGGTCCCTCTGGGGGCCAATCCTAGCGATCGGGCCCTACTCTCCTTTTGCCATGGCAAGCTCCCGAGGCACAAGGTCCCGGGGGAGATTCGGTTGGTCGCGGCGCTACCCAAGTACCCAAGCGGGAAGATCGACCGCGCCTCATGCCTGAGCCTGTGTGGCTAG